Part of the Strix uralensis isolate ZFMK-TIS-50842 chromosome 32, bStrUra1, whole genome shotgun sequence genome is shown below.
CGTGGCCCCCCACTCCCCTCGCCCCCTGCTTTGCCGGCAGCCCCTGGCGCGGGGGGGTTTTGGGGCTACTCCCCCGATCCCCCCTCGTTTGCTTTCCAGCATCATCGAGAACCAGCAGCCGCTGACGACCTTGACCCGGGCTGACACCAGGATGCTGCGGGACCTCAGGAGCCTGTGAGCACCCCGGGGTGGGGTCCCTGCTTAGAAACAGGGGCAGGGGGGCGCTGGTGGATGGGGGATCCCCAGAGCTTGATCTCGCTGCGGGGAGGCAAAGGGGGGTGCTCCCAGGGTGGGGATTGGGGGTCCCCAGTGCGGGTGCTCAGCCCTTTCCTCCCCCAGCACCATCTCCAGGTCGGGGCTGCAGCACGTCTCTGCCGACGCCTTCCTGGACACCCCCAGGCTGAGCCACGTGTGAGTATCCCCCCCCAGATTCCCTCCCCTAACTCCCCACCATCACTTTTAGGGTTCAGCCCTGGCGCAGGGTGGCTGGTCCCCGCGCCCAGGCAGAATCGATGGTGTCCCGCTGCCCACGGGCGCagcgctggggccgggggggccgcggggggctcTGCCGCTGAGTGGGAAACCATCGATCCCCCCCCTGATTGGCAGGCGGCTGCCGGCCCCCCTGGCAGCTCCGTGTTGTCCCGGTGCGGGAGGGGACCCCATAGAGGGAGGGGGGACACCCTGTCTTGGGGTACGTGGGGTGCAGGGAAGGCTGGTGACACCCTGGCAGAGGTGGTTTTGCTTGGTCACGGTGTGACAACGGTGGCCCCGGTGCTGTCCCGTGCCCCGGCCAGACCCCTGCAAGGTGGGGGGGTGATGCGGGCTGGGGGTCTGCGGCGGGAAGAGGGGGGGTGACGGGGTTTGTCCCGGCAGGAATCTCTCCTCCAACGCGCTGCACAGCCTTTCCTGGAAAACCTTCCAGCATCTGCCCCTGCAAGAGCTGTGAGTGATGGCGGCGGAGatgggggggcgggtggggggaaggtgggtgCGGAGCATCCCCTGCCTGGGATGGACCCCGGGGTGATGTggaggcagggacagggctggggacgcAGCGAGATGGCAGCTGTGACAACCCCGGGGGTGACCCCTCGCGCACCTCGGGGGGCACGGGCAGCGCTGGGTGCAGGAGGGATGCCCGTGGTGCTGTGGGGGGGGGTGTATGACCCGGAGCTGGGGTCACCGCCCCCCGTTTGACCCCTCATCCTCTCCCCTGCCCCGTCGCAGCATCCTGGTGGGGAATCCCTTCAACTGCTCCTGCGGCCTGcgctggctgcagctctggcagAACGGGAGCCGGGCTGAACTGGGCAACCAGTCACTGGGCTGCTGGGAGGGCAGCGTGCTGGTCCCGCTGGGCAACCAGCCCCTCCGCGCCTGCGGTACGTAACAGCGGACCCCGCCGGGTTTGGGTGCTTGTGTCCGCACCCCCTCCCGCCCAGAGCCTTGGGGACAGAGTGGGGATGTGGCCCCGCTGAGCTCCTTCCCCTCGGCAGAGCCCCCGAGCGTCCGCATCGAGCCCCCCGACGCGGTGCTGCGCCAAGGGGACGGTGTCAACCTCACCTGCCACATCGCCGCCACCGAGCCACCGGCTACCGGGGAATGGGTGGTCCCCGAGGTGGGACCTGAGCCGCCCGTCGTCACCAAGGCAAGCTCAGCCTCGCCGGGGACCTTCCCGGCAGCACCGTCCCCGCCGCAGCATCGTCTCACTGGTGTGGGGGGGATGGAGGATGtgcagggggggggtgggggggctgttTGCTCACCCTGTCCCCCACAGCTCTCGGCCTGGGAGATCGTCTTGGAGATCAACAACGTTTCCTCCAACCTCAACCACAAAGAGCTGACGTGCCGGGCCGAGAACGCGGCAGGGCCGGCGGAGGACAGCGTGACGCTGAATGTCACCTGTGAGCAGCCCAGAGGGGACCGGGATGGCgtttggggtgagggggggggggtctggcTCAGGGGACCCACCTGGCTCTGTCTCCCCCAGTCCCCCCCGTGATCCTGCTCCTGCACGAAGCCATCCCCCAGCACTTCTGGTGCATCCCCTTCTCGGTGGACGGCAACCCGGTGCCCAGCATCCGCTGGCTCTTCAACGGCACGGCGCTGCCCGAGGGGCCCTACATCCACACCCGCATCGTGGAGTACGAGCACAACTCCACCGTCCTCCACGGCTGCCTCCAGCTCAACCGGCCCACGCACGTCAACAACGGCAACTACACCCTCCTGGTCCGCAACCCCCTGGGCTCCGCCGCCCGCAGCATCCAGGGGCGCTTCATGGAAAACCCCTTCAGCTTCAGCCCCGAGGAGCCCATCCCAGGTAGGGACCGGCAAACGCTCCCCCCGGAGCTCCCCGCCACGTCTGGGGTGCAGAAGTGGGTTGTATCTGGCTCTGCCCGCCGGCTCCAAGCAAGCCCccgtgtgcctcagtttccctgggggggcggggggaggccggggtGCTCTTAACGAatgtttctcctttctctctccctttggGCTGCACCAGTGTCTCTCTCGCCTCTGGGTGAGTGACCGGAGATGCTACTCCGCGTAGACACAACCCCAGCCCCCCCTCACCCGCCCTGGGCGTCCCCCTCCACACCAGGGCTGATGCTGGGGTACCCCCCACCTTGCTGGTGCCACCCCAGGGGACCCCACGGTCACCCCAcgcccttctccctgccccaggcaccaGGAACAGCTCGCTGGAGGGGCCCATGGAGACGACGGACGAGCACGCGTTGGGGGTGAGGGGATGGCATGGGGGGGGCCAGGACACCCGTGGGAGGGTGGCACAAATCCTTAAGGGACAACCAAACCAGAGCCGGGTGGGATGGGGACATGCGATGGGGATGAAGGACAGAGCCccgctgcctcagtttcccctgcgGCAGCTCCTGGGACTTGCGGCCACCTCCGCCCCACCGCGGGCTGGGAGAAGGGACCCGGCGGCACCCCAAaaggtgacaccccccccccgtcCCGGCTGTCCCCAGGTCTCGGTGGCCGTGGCGCTGGCCGTGTTCGCCTGCCTCTTCCTCTCCGTCATGCTCATCGTGCTCAACAAGTGCGGGCGCCGCTCCAAGTTCGGCATTAACCGTGAGTCCCCTCGCCCGGCGCCGTGGGGGGACTCGGGCTGCGGCGTGGGGACACCCCGGTTCCCGCATCTGCGGGGCGGCCGGTGCCGGGCCGGGTACCCGGGTTGGGCCACAGCTGCGGGGATGAGGGACCGGGGAAGGGCGGGGGGCGGACACCGTGGATGGGGACCGTGGCGAGGTGCCGGGTCCCCCccggcagcgcgggcagcagcTGCTAATTCACTCCTGGAATGGATTCAGCCTCTAAATGGGTTTGATCGGGCCCCCGggggccggccggggcggggggatgcTCGGCAGAGCCTGGCGCTGGCTGCGCTGGCTttgaggggagcagggggggctGCGGGACCCTTCCCATGGCCTTGGCCTTGTCCCCGCAAGGCTCGGCCGTGCTGGCCCAAGAGGACGACCTGGCCATGTCGCTGCACTTCATGAACTTGGGCAGCAGCCCCCTGTCCTCGGCTGAGAGCAAGCTGGAGGGGCTGAAGAGCAACTTCATCGAGAACCCCCAGTATTTCTGCGACGCTTGTaagcgccggggctggggggggacgacgacgacgacaccccCACGACCACCGTGGTGGTCCCCAAAGATCCTCCCAGGAGCGGGGGGCACTGATGGGTGGGGGTCCCCCCCCAGGCGTACACCACGTGCAGCGGCGGGACATCGTGTTGAAGTGGGAGCTGGGCGAAGGCGCCTTCGGGAAGGTTTTCTTGGCCGAGTGCTACAACCTCCTCCCGGAGCAGGAGAAGATGTTGGTGGCCGTGAAGGTGAGGAGTTGTGGCGGCGGGGGGGTGACGTTTGTGGTGTCGGcagcgggggggacacacaccgtGTGCCGCCAGGCGCTGAAGGAGGTGACGGAAAGCGCCCGCTTGGATTTCCACCGCGAAGCCGAGCTGCTGACGGTGCTGCAGCACGAGCACATCGTCAAGTTTTACGGCGTCTGCACCGAGGGCGAACCCCTCATCATGGTCTTCGAGTACATGAAGCACGGCGACCTCAACCGCTTCCTCAGGTGggctggggggcacggggggggggtgtcctggggccccccccccgccttttgcCGCTCCATCAGCGCAGCCAGCCTGCTCCCTGCTAATGCAGCTCCTTGCAATATTGATTAGATTAACTGTCTGAGAGGCTTAAATAGAGAGAGATTGGCCATCAGCTGGAATAAGCAGAGACTTTTCGATTGCCCCCCCAGGTATTGCTGCTAgacggggggggcacgggggggctgcCAGAGGCATCGCTTTAGTGGCCGCGCTGAGCTCTGAGACGTGGCTTTTATGATTATTGTTATGGGAGTTGGCATTAATGGTTCTGccgagcaaaaaaaaaaaataaaaccaacacacacacacacacacacagacacacacacacacacacacacacacacaccccgccccccccctgcccccccccagctcccggcCGCCCCGGCACGGCTGTCAGCCACACTCGGCGTCAAAAGCGGAGTGGCTAGAGGCGGCCGGAGCGCACTGGCCCCCGGCCCGCGTCGCACGCGTGGGCGCGTTCGCCCCGCTGGCCCGTGGGGGTGTGCACCCCCCCGACACGCAACTCTCCCCCCCCGCTCCGTGTGACGGGTCGTGTGTGCGCACACGTACAGCCCCTTCCCCGGCGTCTGGGCACACGCGTGCTCGGCTTCTGCCTGTGCGTGCACATGTGTGTGCGTGGTCTTGCCTGGCACGTGTGAACACACACGTGCGCTTTTTCCCTCTacatgcacacgcgtgtgcacgctCTTGCCTggtacatgtgcacacacatgtgcgcTTTTCCCCTctacatgcacatgtgtgtgcacagtCTTGCCTGGCATGTGTGCACATATGTGCACGCTTTTTCCCTCTacatgcacacgcgtgtgcacactCTTGCCTggtacatgtgcacacacatgtgcacttTTCCCCTCTacatgcacacgcgtgtgcacactCTTGCCTGGCACGTGTGCACATATATGCACACTTTTCCCCTCTACATGCACACGCATGTGCATGCTCTTGCCTggtacatgtgcacacacatgtgcgcTTTTCCCCTCTACATGCACATGCGTGTGCACACTCTTGCCTGGCACATGTGCACAAGCGTGTGCACTTCCCCTCTACATGCACATGCGTGTGCACACTCTTCCCTGGCATGTGTGCACATATGTGCACGCTTTTCCCCTCTACATGCACACGCATGTGCATGCTCTTGCCTggtacatgtgcacacacatgtgcgcTTTTTCCCCTCTACatacacacatgtgtgcacactcTTCCCCAACATGTGTGCACACCTTCTCCTTGTACATGCACACGCATGTGCACACTCTTGCCTGGCACGTGTGTACACAcgtgtgtgattttttttccctctacatgcacacatgtgtgcacactcTTGCCTGGCATGTGTGTACACATGTACACCTTTTTCCCCTgtacatgcacatgtgtgtgcacaccctTGCCtggcacatgtgcacacacatgtgcacgcTCTTCCCCGACATGTGTGCACCCTCTCCTTgtacatgcacatgcatgtgcacactcTTGCCTGgcatgtatgtacatgtgtgcaCCTTTTTCCCCTGTACATGCAGACATGTGTGCACACTCTTGCCTGGCACGTGTGCGTGTGCATACACGTTTTTCCCCTGtacatgcacacacgtgtgcacactcTTCCCTCGCAtgtgtacacacatgtacaccctttcccctgtgcacacacacacacatgcgctTCCCCTCTGTGCGTGCACAAGCGCACGCCTTTCccttgtgtgcacacacacacgggAAGGATGCAGATGTGCACATGCGTGTCGTCcccctgtgcacacacacacgtgtgtgtgtgcacgcccTTCCCTGGCCTGTGTGCACACAAGTGCAGCCTTTCCCTGTGCACGTCTGCGCCTTCCTcccgtgcacacacacacacgtgcacaccaTTCTCTGGCGTGTGTGCACACAAGGGCAGGCCCCTCCCTGGTATCTGTGCACGTATGTGCACGCCCTTcccctgtgtgcacacacacacgtgcacaccgTTCCCTGGCACGTGTGCACGTATGTGTGTGCCCTTCCTCTGCGTGCATGCACACGCACGCACCCCTTTCCCTTGTGCATGAACACACATGTGCACATCCTTCTCTGGTATGTGCACACATATGTTCATGCCCTTCCCcatgtgcgcacacacacgtgcacacccTTCCCtggcacacatacacacacacacgtgtgcacacctTTCCCTGCCACgtgtgcacatatgtgtgtgCCCTTTCCctttgcatgcacacacatgtgcacatccTTCTCTGGTATGTTCATGCCCTtcccctgtgcacacacacatgcacacgcatgcCCTTCCCTGGCacacgtgcatgtgtgtgtgcgccCTTCccctgtgcatgcacacacacgtgcacatcCTTCTCTGGcatgtgcacacgtgtgtgcatgcacacatgtgctCACCCTTCCCctgtgcgcgcacacacacacgtgcacacccTTCCCTGGCACATGTGCACACTCCCGCGCACCCTTCCCCTGtgcacacgcgcacacacacgtgtgcacacccTTCCCTGCCAtgtgtgcacatatgtgtgtgCCCTTTCCctttgcatgcacacacatgtgcacatccTTCTCTGGTATGTTCATGCCCTtcccctgtgcacacacacatgcacacgcacgcCCTTCCCTggcacacatgcatgtgtgtgtgcgccCTTCccctgtgcatgcacacacacgtgcacatcCTTCTCTGGcatgtgcacacgtgtgtgcatgcacacatgtgctCACCCTTCCcctgtgcgcacacacacacatgtgcacaccctTCCCTGGCACATGTGCACACTCCCGCGCACCCTTCCCCTGtgcacacgcgcacacacacgtgtgcacacccTTCCCTGCCAtgtgtgcacatatgtgtgtgCCCTTTCCCTTGTGCACTCACACACACGTGCCCATCCTTTGCTGGTATGTTCATGCCCTTCCCCTGTGCATTCACACACAGGTGCACACCCTTCCCTGGCACGTGCACACGTATGTTCGTGCCCTTCCCCTGTGCGCACACACACCCGCACACGTGCTTGACCTTCCTGGCACGTGGGTGCCTTCGCACGCCCCCCGCTCCCAGCAGCCCCTTTGCCCCCGCAGGTCCCACGGCCCCGACGCCAAGATGCTGGCCCAGGGCCAGGGGCAACCTCGCGGGCAGCTGACGCTGGCCCACATGCTGCAGATCGCCACGCAGATCGCCTCGGGCATGGTCTACCTCGCCTCCCTCCACTTCGTCCACCGGGACCTGGCCACCCGCAACTGCCTGGTGGGCCACGACCTGGTGGTGAAGATCGGGGACTTCGGCATGTCCCGGGACATCTACAGCACCGACTATTACCGGGTGagcgggctgggaggggggggggacacgctcCGTTGTCCCTCTTAGGTGCCTCCCAACGCGTCTCAGAgccacagaatcactcaggttggaaaagcccctcgggatcagcgagtccaaccctcagcccgactctacaaagctctcccctaccccacacccccccacagctcatccaaacggcccttaaacacccccaggggtggggactccaccccctccctgggcagcctattccactctctgaccactctttctgggaaacatttttccctcctgtccagcctgaccctcccctgttgcagtttcaagccgttccctctcgttctgtcactaattccctgggagcagagaccagccccaacctctccacaacgtcctttcagggagctgcagagagtgatgaggtctcccctccccttctcctcctcacactgaacatcccagctccttccatcgctcctcacaggatttattctccatcCATATTgaatcataaaatagtttgggttgggagggacctttaaagctcgTCTTGGCCAACCCCCCCagatgagcagggacatctttgaCTACACCAGCTCGCTCAGATCCCcgtccaacttgaccttgaatatctccagggacgGGGcgtccaccacctccctgggtgaCCCGTGTCACTGTTTCACCGCTCTCAGCGTCAAAAATATCTTTGTTATATCTAATCTGAGACGCGCTTAACGAGCAGAGCTAGGGGATAGAcatgggggggggtgtccctgccccactGACGGCCCCACTgtgggcaggtggggggcaggacCATGCTGCCCATCCGTTGGATGCCCCCCGAGAGCATCCTCTACCGTAAATTCACCACCGAGAGCGATATCTGGAGCTTCGGCGTGGTGCTCTGGGAGATCTTCACCTACGGGAAGCAGCCCTGGTACCAGCTCTCCAACACGGAGGTGAGCGATTGCTGCCAGCgggaggatgaggatggcagTGGGGTGtaccggggtggggggacacaatctccatccccccccccccccctctttctgCAGGCCATCGAGTGCATCACGCAGGGCCGGGAGCTGGAGCGTCCTCGCACGTGTCCCTCCGAGGTCTACGCCGTcatgcagagctgctggcagcggGAGCCCCAACAGCGCCGGCCCATCAAGGACATCCACAGCCGCCTCCAGGCCCTCGTCAAGACCCCCCCTGTCTACCTCGACATCCTGGGCTGAGCGAGGACCCCCCACCCACCCTCCACTCTCTGCtgtccccccccaaccctccccgtTGCTCGGGGACGCGGCTCACCCTGCCCCAACGGAGCCCCCTGGACTGATGCCTAAAGGGGGGGGGAGAGGGCTGAAACCTTATTTATAGTCAAAAATACCAGCCCACCCCCgccggggggctgtggggctgggctgggggacccccgaggctgtgccccccccccggggttgTGGCCGTGCCCCCCGCACTCTCTGGCATTTCTGCAGCGTGCTGGGATGGAGGCACTTGGCTGACGTGGGTTGGCTCTGGGGGGGCACAGCCCCTCCAGGCTGATgtgggagccgggggggggcttggctctccgggggggctgggggcaccccgTGGCTTGACTGCTCCTTTGTCCCCCGTCCCAGGGGACACCCCGCGCTCGCCTGCTCTGCAGTGAAACCGGTTGATAATAAAAGTGCCCATCTCTCCCCCCGCGCTGGGAGCCGCCTGCTCCGGGGTGTCCGCCGGGCACGGGGCAGGATGGAAggcttttggggagaaaaaggggcTTTTTGGAGCTGGGAGGCTCCggctggggaagaggagctggagggGATGTGCTGCCCCAAGGATCCCAGGGTGTGGGGATGATGTGTGCTGGGATGCAGGAAGGATGTATCCCCAGGATGCCGGGGTACAGGGATGAGGAGTCCCCAGGATCCAAGGATGCAGGGGTGACGTGTGCCCAGGACCCCAGGATGATGTGTCCCCAGGATCCCGGGATACAGGGATGAGGTGTTCCCAGGATCTCAGTGTGATGTGTCCTCAGGATCCCAGGATGCAGGGGTGAGGTGTACCTGGGATCCCGGGATGACATGTCCCCAGGATCCAGGGATGCAGGAGTGATGTATCCTCAGGATCCCAGGATCCAGGGGTGAGGTGTCCCCAGGATGCAGGGATGCAGTTATGCAGGGGCGACGTGTCCCCAGGATCCCGGGATGATGTATCCCCAGGACCCCAGGATACAGGGATGAGGTGTACCTGGGATCCCGGGATGATGTGTCCCCAGAATCCAGGGATGCAGGAGTGACGTGTGCCCAGGATCCTGGGATGACGTGTCCCCAGGATCCCAGGATACAGGGGTGATGTATCCCCAGGATCCCAGGATCCAGGGGTGAGGTGTCCCCAGGATGCAGGGATGCAGTTATGCAGGGGTGACGTGTCCCCAGGATCCCAGGATGGAGGGGCGACATGTCCCCGGGATCCCGGGCTGACGTGTGCCTGGGGTGCAGGGctgatgtccccatccccagcccagagaaggatttttttggCCATGCCCTGGGCCCCACCCTGGGCACCCCTCCAGGGATGCTCGTGCCATACCCCAGGTCCCCTCACCAAGGGCTCCAGGGCGGGGGGCAGGATGAGACTTCACAGCACAAAGCCAACCCCCCCCCCGTCCAAAAAGGAGCAAagccctccctgcaccccctccTCGGAGCCAGGGGGTTATCACATGCCCTGTAGCGGCCACTCCATCATCCTTCCCCGGGCTCTCCGGCCGCCTTGGTAATGGTTGAGACCTGGATCTGACCGTAATGGAGCTCAATTGATTTCATCTGGCTAATtaggcagcgcaggcagggccCTGGCAGCTCCTTTGTTACCCACCGTGACCTGAGATAAGCGGGAGGAAAGTGGGGTCgcaaggggaaactgaggcacggtggGAGCGCCCGGGGGGTTCCACGGTGGGTACATgcggggggggatgtggggccgtGTCGGGTCACCGGGGCTGGATGTGGCATGACAAGAGCAGGAGGAAACCAGAGCTGTCCCCAGCGCCCTGCGGCTCCTCTAATCCACCCCCAAGCCCGCAGCAGGGCCACATCCACCCCCCCAGCTCTGTCTGGCCCCACATCTTCGCCGAGGGTCCAGCCCTGGGATGTGGGGATCCGGCGtgggcaggatccggccccgcTCGAGCGCAGTGCGGCCGGCAGAGCCCCCCACCTGCTTCCTTGGGGTCTCTCCAACCGCTGCCCGCGCTGATTTATGgccttttttccctcttatcTAATTTGAAGAAGGAACAAGATTACAACCTTGAGCTTTTCCAGCCCCGCGCCGCAGATCGCCGCAGACCAACGCCCCAAAAGGGCCGGTGCGTGGGGGTgacactccccccccccgcaAGCAGGGTGGGCTTCCCCGcagccgtgcctcagtttcccccatgGGGGtggctgtgcctcagtttccccccttAAGATGGTCAGGGAAGGGTtaagccccccccaaacccagcccctctccctgaAGGGTTCAGCCCTGATTGATTTTattcccccccctcccgctcctCCTGCCGCAGTTTCTCCATTTCACCCCCTCCGGGGGGAGCGGTAATGGACTCTGGCAATGAGGTAATTAACGGCTCCGCTCCCTGCCAGAGCTGCCCGCCCCAGCGGCACCGCGGCCTGGCCCCGTTCTCGGGGGTCAATGAGGGTTTGGGGGTCCCGGCCCCCATCCTGCCTCTTCCAGCGCCGGTGGTCCACGGCCGCATCCTGCACAGGGGGGTCCCACCCCGGCCAAgccacccccctgctccccaatGCTGCCGGCTCGGACACTGGTGGGGCTGGGTCTGCTCCCTGAAGGGTCCCACCCCCCCTAGAAGCCCCTAAAGGGACCCCCAAGTCCCCCCTAAGGGAACCAGCTGTGTGTTTTGgggttccccccccaccccacccaaggATGGTTtcgggggacactggggacaggggtGCAGCTGCGCCCTGTACTgcgggtcccggggggggggtgcTGAGCGCTGGCTGGACCCCGTGCAGCCCCCGGCCACCCCTAAGTGCACTTGGGGGGTCCCCGTCCCCTCCGGCACCGGCggcctcgggggggggggggggctgcaaagGCATCTCGGTGCCGCTGAAGTGTCCCCGAGCAATATttccctgctgccctggggaCACCTTATTGAAGAGCATCAGGAGcgaaggaggggggggggcccTTCCACACCAGGTCCCCGACTCCAGATGTCCCCAGATTGTCCCAGCCCTCATGTCCCCCCTCCAGGCCCCCCCCGCACTGTGCCCGCAGCCCCCACGGCCCCTGTGCCCATCCCTGCTCCGGGAAGTGCCGTTTTGAGGTGAccacattcccccccccccccagctgcggGTGGGCTTGATCCTAATGGAGCCCCAGGGTgaggagggggtgtgtgtgggggggtggggggtgcagctGAGCCACCCTGGGACGAAAATCGTTAGGAGTGATTAGAGCTATTACTGTAACGAGGAGAGGCAATTAACGGCGCCTTGACATCAGTTGAAGCCGGCTAATGTACgtgtgtgctggggggggcgCTGGGCATGGGGGGGGCACAcgtggtgctgagctgcctggccgggggtcctggggtggggtCCTGGGATTTGGTGGGATTTACGGTCAGGATCCCGGGATAGAGGGGTGGTGGGTGGCTGAGGATCCCCAGGATATTGGGGTGAGGCGAGGCTGGCGGGGGgagggcaggatctgggggtgcAGGACGGCGGGGAATCCCGGGATGTGGGGATGGGTGTGTCGGGGATTCTGGGATGCAGGGTTATGTGTGGCTGGGATGTCACCGGGCAGGGACagtctgtgcctgggatgcagggATGATGCGTGTCCAGGACCCTGGGATGCGGGGATGATGTGTGCCCAGGATATCGGGATAAGGGAATGATGTGTGCCCAGGATCCCGGGATATCAGGATAAGGGGATGATGTGTGCCCAGGATCCGGGGGTGATGCGTGTCTGGGATCCCGGGATGTCAGGATAAGGGAATGATGCGTGCCTGGGATCCTGGGATGCAGGGAGATGTGTGCTTGGGATCCTGGGATGCGGGGGGATGTGTGCTTGGGATGAGGGAACAGTGAGTACCTGGGATGCCGGGATGTGGGGACGATGTGTGTCCAGGATCCCAGGATCTGGGAATGATGCGTGCTTGGATCCCGGGATGCAGGGATGATGTGTGCCCAGGGTATCAGGATAAGGGAATGATGTGTCTGTCCCTGGGATGCAGGGATGACGTGGGGCCCAGAATGCTGGGATGTGGGGACAATGTGTGTCCAGGATATGGGGGTGATGTGTGCCCGGGATCCCGGGATGAGGGAATGAAGTGTGCCTGGGATGTCAGGATGAGGGAATGATGTGTAGCCGGGATGCAGGGATGATGTGTGCCTGGGATGCCGGGATCCTGGGATGATGGGATGTTGGGATCCTGGAATGATGTGTGCCTGGGATGTCAGGATAAGGGAATAATGTGTGGCCAGGATGCAGGGATGATGTGTGTCTGGGATGCCAGGATCCTGGGATGATGTGTGCTTGGGATGCCGGGACGTGGGAATGCCGGGATGCCGGGATGATGGGATGCCGGGATCCTGGGATGATGTGTGCTTGGGATGCCGGGACGTGGGAATGCCGGGATGTCGGGATGATGGGATGCCGGGATCCTGGGATGATGTGTGCCCGGGATGGACAACGTGCCCGGGATGCAGGATGACGTGTCCAGGATGCCgggcaccagccctgggctctgctccaCGCTGCCACCAAACGCTGCCGTTAAACCAAAGGAAACCCCCGTCCCTGCAGCCCCTCGGCTCTGCGGGACACCCCGG
Proteins encoded:
- the NTRK1 gene encoding high affinity nerve growth factor receptor; its protein translation is MPPLPAWLCLAALLLPLPLPAPGAAGPCPRPCRCPRAGILLCREPGTVGSLARLLRTGGFTDVIIENQQPLTTLTRADTRMLRDLRSLTISRSGLQHVSADAFLDTPRLSHVNLSSNALHSLSWKTFQHLPLQELILVGNPFNCSCGLRWLQLWQNGSRAELGNQSLGCWEGSVLVPLGNQPLRACEPPSVRIEPPDAVLRQGDGVNLTCHIAATEPPATGEWVVPEVGPEPPVVTKLSAWEIVLEINNVSSNLNHKELTCRAENAAGPAEDSVTLNVTFPPVILLLHEAIPQHFWCIPFSVDGNPVPSIRWLFNGTALPEGPYIHTRIVEYEHNSTVLHGCLQLNRPTHVNNGNYTLLVRNPLGSAARSIQGRFMENPFSFSPEEPIPVSLSPLGTRNSSLEGPMETTDEHALGVSVAVALAVFACLFLSVMLIVLNKCGRRSKFGINRSAVLAQEDDLAMSLHFMNLGSSPLSSAESKLEGLKSNFIENPQYFCDACVHHVQRRDIVLKWELGEGAFGKVFLAECYNLLPEQEKMLVAVKALKEVTESARLDFHREAELLTVLQHEHIVKFYGVCTEGEPLIMVFEYMKHGDLNRFLRSHGPDAKMLAQGQGQPRGQLTLAHMLQIATQIASGMVYLASLHFVHRDLATRNCLVGHDLVVKIGDFGMSRDIYSTDYYRVGGRTMLPIRWMPPESILYRKFTTESDIWSFGVVLWEIFTYGKQPWYQLSNTEAIECITQGRELERPRTCPSEVYAVMQSCWQREPQQRRPIKDIHSRLQALVKTPPVYLDILG